One window of Streptomyces sp. SUK 48 genomic DNA carries:
- a CDS encoding AI-2E family transporter has protein sequence MSRVPGWLGKMGASLTEMSRRLDARQAEVADEDTAPASETARSEAARADAAPEAVADAVPHARRAPGAPPVPRPDPAQAVPWGVRVAAEAGWRLLVLAGTVWVLMRVISAIQLVVFAFVIALLITALLQPTVARLTRRGVPRGLATALTAISGFVVIGLMGWFVTWQVMENIDTLSNQIQSGIDDLRNWLLRSPFHVTDKQINQIAKNLREAIGANADQITSAGLEGVQVIVEALTSILLVFFSTLFLLYDGRRIWNWFLKLVPSAAREGVAGAGPRAWRTLTAYVRGTVLVALIDATFIGIGIYFLDVPMAVPLAVFIFLFSFIPLVGAVASGALAVIVALVTQGVFTAVMTLVVVLAVQQIEGHVLQPFILGRAVRVHPLAVVLTVAAGGMVAGIGGAVVAVPLVAVTNTVVGYLRQYSAELHQPAAAAALEETAAPALEETAPVNAEDPAHQG, from the coding sequence ATGTCGCGAGTGCCAGGGTGGCTCGGCAAGATGGGTGCGAGTCTCACCGAGATGAGCAGGCGCCTGGACGCCCGCCAGGCCGAGGTGGCCGACGAGGACACCGCGCCCGCGTCCGAGACGGCGCGCTCGGAGGCGGCCAGGGCCGATGCCGCGCCCGAGGCCGTCGCCGACGCGGTGCCGCACGCCCGCCGTGCCCCCGGCGCCCCGCCCGTCCCGCGCCCCGACCCCGCCCAGGCCGTGCCCTGGGGGGTGCGGGTCGCCGCCGAGGCCGGCTGGCGGCTGCTCGTCCTCGCGGGCACCGTCTGGGTGCTGATGCGGGTCATCAGCGCCATCCAGCTGGTGGTGTTCGCCTTCGTCATCGCCCTGCTGATCACCGCGCTGCTCCAGCCGACGGTCGCCCGGCTCACCCGCCGCGGCGTGCCGCGCGGCCTGGCCACGGCGCTCACCGCGATCAGCGGCTTCGTGGTGATCGGCCTGATGGGCTGGTTCGTGACCTGGCAGGTCATGGAGAACATCGACACGCTCTCCAACCAGATACAGTCCGGCATCGATGATCTGCGCAACTGGCTCCTGAGGAGCCCCTTCCACGTCACCGACAAGCAGATCAACCAGATCGCCAAGAACCTGCGCGAGGCCATCGGCGCCAACGCCGACCAGATCACGTCGGCGGGCCTGGAGGGTGTCCAGGTCATCGTGGAGGCGCTGACCAGCATCCTGCTGGTGTTCTTCTCCACGCTCTTCCTGCTCTACGACGGCAGGCGCATCTGGAACTGGTTCCTGAAGCTGGTGCCGTCCGCCGCCCGGGAGGGCGTGGCCGGCGCCGGTCCGCGCGCCTGGCGCACCCTGACCGCGTACGTCCGCGGCACCGTGCTCGTCGCCCTGATCGACGCCACCTTCATCGGCATCGGCATCTACTTCCTCGATGTGCCGATGGCGGTCCCGCTGGCCGTCTTCATCTTCCTGTTCTCCTTCATCCCGCTGGTCGGCGCGGTGGCCTCCGGCGCGCTCGCGGTGATCGTGGCCCTGGTGACCCAGGGCGTCTTCACCGCGGTGATGACCCTGGTCGTGGTGCTCGCCGTGCAGCAGATCGAAGGGCATGTGCTCCAGCCCTTCATCCTGGGCCGGGCGGTGCGGGTGCATCCCCTCGCGGTGGTGCTGACCGTGGCGGCCGGCGGCATGGTGGCCGGCATCGGCGGCGCGGTGGTCGCCGTACCGCTGGTGGCGGTGACGAACACGGTGGTGGGCTATCTGCGGCAGTACTCCGCGGAGTTGCACCAGCCGGCCGCCGCCGCGGCCCTGGAGGAGACGGCTGCCCCGGCGCTGGAGGAGACCGCGCCGGTGAACGCGGAAGACCCCGCCCACCAGGGGTGA
- a CDS encoding transglycosylase SLT domain-containing protein, translated as MSRISVRGFAVASATAVTAVGSVVGVASGSVAQNNDAEPTAAADTTLLADIPTGQQAQVQSATLTQQADSQAIAADASAKKDAEAAARKAAAETAIAKKAAAEKAAKDAKQRAETKAAASRGDANASFPVQTSYSVAQIQAMARQIVPSGQYQCFSNIVDHESTWNYRAVNASSGAYGLVQALPGGKMASAGADWQTNPATQIKWGLNYMNQRYGSPCDAWTYWQANGNY; from the coding sequence GTGAGCCGGATTTCGGTCCGGGGATTCGCAGTGGCCTCGGCCACCGCGGTCACCGCCGTCGGAAGCGTCGTCGGAGTTGCCTCGGGCAGCGTCGCGCAGAACAACGACGCCGAGCCTACGGCAGCAGCCGACACCACGCTCCTCGCGGACATACCGACGGGTCAGCAGGCCCAGGTCCAGTCCGCGACCCTGACGCAGCAGGCCGATTCCCAGGCCATCGCCGCGGACGCGAGCGCCAAGAAGGACGCCGAGGCAGCAGCCCGCAAGGCCGCCGCCGAGACCGCGATCGCGAAGAAGGCGGCCGCCGAGAAGGCGGCCAAGGACGCCAAGCAGCGCGCGGAGACCAAGGCCGCCGCCAGCCGTGGCGACGCCAATGCCAGCTTCCCCGTGCAGACCTCGTACTCGGTCGCCCAGATCCAGGCGATGGCGCGCCAGATCGTGCCGTCCGGCCAGTACCAGTGCTTCAGCAACATCGTGGACCACGAGTCCACCTGGAACTACCGCGCGGTCAACGCCTCCTCGGGCGCCTACGGCCTCGTCCAGGCCCTGCCCGGCGGCAAGATGGCCTCCGCGGGTGCCGACTGGCAGACCAATCCGGCCACGCAGATCAAGTGGGGCCTCAACTACATGAACCAGCGTTACGGCAGCCCCTGTGACGCCTGGACCTACTGGCAGGCCAACGGTAACTACTGA
- a CDS encoding PhoH family protein, with product MVTSTKRHQPDRRTYVLDTSVLLADPNALTRFEEHEVVLPIVVVTELEAKRHHPELGYFARQALRLLDDYRVRYGRLDSPIPIGDLGGTMRVELNHSDPSVLPSGYRLGDNDSRILAVARNLQAEGFDVTVVSKDLPLRIKASSVGLLAEEYRAELAITENSGWTGMTELTLPGEQVDVLFEAGHLYVPEASELPVHTGLTIQSERGKALGRVTAEGNVRLVRGDREAFGIKGRSAEQRIALDLLLDPDVGIVSMGGRAGTGKSALALCAGLEAVLERRQHQKVMVFRPLYAVGGQELGYLPGSEAEKMSPWAQAVFDTLSAVTSREVIEEVTARGMLEVLPLTHIRGRSLHDAFVIVDEAQSLERNVLLTVLSRIGANSRVVLTHDVAQRDNLRVGRYDGVVAVVEKLKGHPLFAHVTLTRSERSQIAALVTEMLEDGHI from the coding sequence GTGGTGACCAGCACAAAGCGCCACCAGCCCGACCGGCGCACCTATGTTCTCGACACCAGCGTCCTGCTGGCCGACCCCAACGCCCTGACCCGCTTCGAGGAGCACGAGGTCGTGCTCCCCATCGTGGTGGTCACGGAGCTGGAGGCCAAGCGGCACCATCCCGAACTCGGGTACTTCGCCCGGCAGGCCCTGCGCCTGCTGGACGACTACCGGGTGCGGTACGGCCGCCTCGACTCCCCCATCCCGATCGGGGACCTGGGCGGGACCATGCGTGTCGAGCTCAACCACTCGGACCCCAGCGTGCTGCCCAGCGGCTACCGCCTGGGGGACAACGACTCCCGCATCCTGGCGGTCGCCCGCAACCTCCAGGCCGAGGGTTTCGACGTCACGGTCGTGTCGAAGGACCTGCCGCTGCGCATCAAGGCGTCGTCCGTCGGACTCCTCGCCGAGGAGTACCGGGCGGAACTGGCCATCACGGAGAACTCCGGATGGACCGGGATGACCGAACTGACGCTCCCCGGCGAGCAGGTGGACGTCCTCTTCGAGGCCGGGCACCTCTATGTGCCCGAGGCGTCCGAACTCCCGGTGCACACCGGTCTGACCATCCAGTCGGAGCGCGGCAAGGCGCTCGGCCGGGTCACCGCGGAGGGCAATGTCCGCCTGGTGCGCGGCGACCGGGAGGCGTTCGGCATCAAGGGCCGCAGCGCCGAGCAGCGCATCGCCCTCGATCTGCTGCTCGACCCGGACGTCGGGATCGTCTCGATGGGCGGCCGGGCCGGCACCGGCAAGTCCGCGCTGGCGCTGTGCGCGGGCCTGGAGGCGGTCCTGGAGCGCCGCCAGCACCAGAAGGTCATGGTGTTCCGGCCGCTGTACGCGGTCGGCGGGCAGGAGTTGGGCTATCTGCCGGGCTCCGAGGCGGAGAAGATGAGCCCCTGGGCGCAGGCCGTGTTCGACACGCTGTCGGCGGTCACCAGCCGGGAGGTCATCGAGGAGGTCACCGCGCGCGGCATGCTGGAGGTCCTGCCGCTCACCCACATCCGCGGCCGCTCGCTGCACGACGCGTTCGTCATCGTGGACGAGGCGCAGTCGCTGGAGCGCAATGTGCTGCTGACGGTGCTGTCCCGGATCGGCGCCAACTCCCGGGTGGTCCTGACCCATGACGTGGCGCAGCGGGACAATCTGCGGGTCGGGCGGTACGACGGCGTGGTCGCCGTGGTGGAGAAGCTGAAGGGGCATCCGCTGTTCGCGCATGTCACCCTGACCCGGTCCGAGAGGTCCCAGATCGCCGCCCTTGTGACCGAAATGCTCGAAGACGGCCATATCTGA
- a CDS encoding isoprenyl transferase, whose protein sequence is MNLRDKLRGLLVRLYARRVEGHLDHDQVPKHIGVIMDGNRRWAKASGSTTVHGHRAGAEKIEEFLGWCSETDVEVVTLWLLSTDNFDRPQDELVPLLGIIEDVVRTLAADGRWRVHHVGAMDLLPAGMQATLKEAEETTAHTRGIVVNVAIGYGGRQEIADAVRSMLSEAHDKGVTMADLAESVDIDMIGRHLYTSHQPDPELVIRTSGEQRLSGFMLWQTAHSEYYFCDVYWPAFRKVDFLRALRDYAARHRRFGG, encoded by the coding sequence GTGAACCTGCGCGACAAACTGCGCGGCCTGCTGGTCAGGCTCTACGCACGCCGGGTGGAAGGCCACCTCGACCACGACCAGGTGCCCAAGCACATCGGCGTCATCATGGACGGCAACCGCCGCTGGGCGAAGGCGTCGGGCTCCACCACCGTCCACGGGCACCGGGCCGGCGCGGAGAAGATCGAGGAGTTCCTCGGCTGGTGCTCCGAGACCGATGTCGAGGTCGTCACCCTGTGGCTGCTGTCCACGGACAACTTCGACCGTCCGCAGGACGAACTCGTCCCGCTGCTCGGCATCATCGAGGACGTCGTCCGCACCCTCGCCGCCGACGGCCGCTGGCGGGTGCACCACGTGGGCGCCATGGACCTGCTGCCCGCGGGCATGCAGGCCACCCTCAAGGAGGCCGAGGAGACCACCGCCCACACCCGGGGGATAGTGGTCAACGTGGCCATCGGCTACGGCGGCCGGCAGGAGATCGCCGACGCCGTGCGCTCCATGCTGTCCGAGGCCCACGACAAGGGCGTCACGATGGCGGACCTCGCCGAGTCCGTCGACATCGACATGATCGGCCGTCACCTCTACACCAGCCACCAGCCCGACCCGGAGCTCGTCATCCGCACCAGCGGGGAGCAGCGGCTGTCCGGATTCATGCTGTGGCAGACCGCCCATTCCGAGTACTACTTCTGCGACGTCTACTGGCCGGCCTTCCGCAAGGTCGACTTCCTGCGCGCGCTGCGCGACTACGCCGCACGTCATCGGCGGTTCGGCGGCTGA
- a CDS encoding methyltransferase domain-containing protein, whose translation MTPARRSFAELLAEGAAVPTEGWDFSWFEGRATEARPSWGYARGAGERLAGAESALDIQTGGGEVLAFSLAAAAPARPGLLAATEGWAPNTARATALLRPHGVVVVAAPDDAPLPFAGDAFDLVLSRHPVVPHWDEIARVLRPGGTYFAQHVGPASVFELVEYFLGPQPEEVRRARDPLRERAAAEAAGLEIVALPAERLRMEFHDIAAVVHFLRKVVWMVPGFTVEAYEPQLRALHERIEREGPFVAHSSRHLFDARKPR comes from the coding sequence ATGACTCCAGCGCGCCGGTCCTTCGCCGAACTCCTCGCCGAGGGTGCCGCCGTGCCCACCGAGGGGTGGGACTTCTCCTGGTTCGAGGGGCGGGCCACCGAGGCACGGCCCTCCTGGGGGTACGCGCGCGGGGCGGGGGAGCGGCTGGCCGGTGCCGAGTCCGCGCTGGACATCCAGACCGGGGGCGGGGAGGTGCTGGCCTTCAGCCTCGCGGCGGCCGCCCCGGCCCGGCCCGGGCTGCTCGCCGCCACCGAGGGCTGGGCACCGAACACGGCCAGGGCCACCGCGCTGCTGCGGCCGCACGGCGTGGTGGTCGTCGCCGCCCCGGACGACGCGCCGCTGCCGTTCGCCGGTGACGCCTTCGACCTGGTGCTCAGCCGGCATCCGGTGGTGCCGCACTGGGACGAGATCGCGCGGGTGCTGCGGCCGGGCGGCACGTACTTCGCCCAGCACGTCGGGCCCGCCAGCGTGTTCGAGCTGGTCGAGTACTTCCTCGGGCCGCAGCCCGAGGAGGTGCGCCGCGCGCGGGATCCGCTGCGGGAGCGGGCCGCGGCCGAGGCGGCGGGCCTGGAGATCGTCGCGCTGCCGGCGGAGCGGCTGCGGATGGAGTTCCATGACATCGCCGCGGTTGTCCACTTCCTGCGCAAGGTCGTCTGGATGGTGCCCGGGTTCACCGTCGAGGCGTACGAGCCCCAACTCAGGGCGCTGCACGAGCGGATCGAGCGGGAGGGGCCGTTCGTCGCCCACAGCTCGCGGCACCTCTTCGACGCCCGCAAGCCCCGCTAG
- a CDS encoding DUF192 domain-containing protein yields MARRRWRDGRGVLRVPGEAQGVEVPLEIAASYRARTRGLLGRTGIDGALLLSPANSIHTFGMRMPIDVAYLDRRLTVRAVRTMRPGRLGLPRPRARHVLEAEAGAMAGWGLRAGVRVEVGEGG; encoded by the coding sequence ATGGCGCGACGACGGTGGCGGGACGGCCGGGGAGTGCTGCGGGTCCCGGGCGAAGCCCAGGGGGTGGAGGTCCCCCTGGAGATCGCGGCCTCCTACCGGGCCCGCACCAGGGGCCTGCTCGGCCGGACCGGTATCGACGGCGCGCTGCTGCTGTCCCCGGCCAACAGCATCCACACCTTCGGGATGCGCATGCCCATCGACGTGGCGTATCTGGACCGCCGGCTGACGGTCCGTGCCGTGCGCACCATGCGGCCGGGCCGCCTGGGCCTGCCCCGCCCGCGGGCCCGGCATGTGCTGGAGGCGGAGGCGGGCGCGATGGCGGGGTGGGGGCTGCGGGCCGGGGTGCGGGTGGAGGTGGGCGAGGGCGGATGA
- a CDS encoding OmpA family protein produces MTTRPRLALTLTSAAFLLAATLTSAHADGTGPTGPPGPPDTAPSAAAPVKIDPRDPDLKLPEGATLAQPKVLDIKSVVEDQSGDERREDTNADVTFALQAEVLFGKDSAKLGADAKARIASIADEIRKQHATQIRVFGFTDDLGSSSHGVLLSRQRANAVQAVLGQDLGSPDITFEVRGYGEQYPIADNSTEEGRKKNRRVEVSFPRTAD; encoded by the coding sequence GTGACCACCCGACCCCGTCTCGCGCTCACCCTCACCTCCGCCGCGTTCCTGCTGGCCGCGACGCTCACCTCCGCGCACGCCGACGGCACCGGCCCCACCGGGCCCCCCGGCCCCCCCGACACGGCGCCGTCCGCCGCCGCGCCCGTGAAGATCGACCCCAGGGACCCGGACCTCAAGCTGCCCGAGGGCGCCACGCTCGCGCAGCCCAAGGTGCTGGACATCAAGTCGGTCGTGGAGGACCAGAGCGGGGACGAGCGCCGCGAGGACACCAACGCGGACGTCACCTTCGCCCTCCAGGCCGAGGTCCTCTTCGGCAAGGACAGCGCGAAGCTCGGCGCCGACGCCAAGGCCCGCATCGCCTCGATCGCCGACGAGATCAGGAAGCAGCACGCCACCCAGATCCGCGTCTTCGGCTTCACCGACGACCTCGGCTCCTCCAGTCACGGCGTCCTCCTCTCCCGGCAGCGGGCCAACGCCGTGCAGGCGGTCCTCGGCCAGGACCTCGGCAGCCCCGACATCACCTTCGAGGTCCGCGGCTACGGCGAGCAGTACCCCATCGCCGACAACTCCACGGAGGAGGGCCGCAAGAAGAACCGCCGGGTGGAGGTGTCCTTCCCGCGCACCGCGGACTGA